In the Arachis ipaensis cultivar K30076 chromosome B10, Araip1.1, whole genome shotgun sequence genome, one interval contains:
- the LOC107620815 gene encoding ran-binding protein 1 homolog a-like, whose translation MSNTEVEHREEEEAPVGEDEDTGAQVAPIVRLEEVAVSTGEENEDAILDLKSKLYRFDKDGNQWKERGAGTVKFLKHKETGKVRLLMRQSKTLKICANHLILPSMSVQEHSGNEKLCVWHARDFADGELKDELFCIRCILLSTETATWDWAAKLWTSSGRRR comes from the coding sequence ATGTCAAATACCGAAGTCGAGCACCGTGAAGAGGAGGAGGCTCCTGTCGGCGAGGACGAGGACACCGGAGCTCAGGTAGCTCCGATCGTCAGACTCGAAGAGGTCGCCGTCTCCACTGGCGAAGAAAACGAAGATGCTATTCTCGATCTTAAATCTAAGCTATATCGATTCGATAAGGACGGGAATCAATGGAAGGAGCGAGGTGCTGGAACAGTGAAGTTCCTGAAGCACAAGGAAACTGGAAAGGTTCGCCTTCTCATGAGACAATCTAAGACGCTCAAGATCTGCGCCAATCATTTGATTCTACCTTCGATGAGTGTGCAGGAGCACTCTGGGAACGAGAAATTATGTGTTTGGCATGCCAGAGACTTCGCCGATGGTGAATTGAAAGATGAGCTTTTCTGCATTCGGTGCATTTTGCTGTCGACGGAGACGGCGACGTGGGATTGGGCGGCGAAGTTGTGGACCTCGTCGGGGAGAAGAAGGTAG